One window of Dyadobacter sandarakinus genomic DNA carries:
- a CDS encoding ABC transporter permease, translated as MISNYFKIALRHLIRNKVFSVINIAGLSLGLTCCMLIVLYTKDELSFDRFQENGDRLFRMMVHMKDDRESRLTGSTNAIHGPGFQEEIPGIEAVIRTQSSSFVVKKGNEILKEDLLFADENFFSVFSLPLLSGDPGRVLANIHSIVLSEDLARKYFGTKNAVGQTMQIRTGDDFEPFVVSGVARRCPQNSSIQFDAVLPFKYQEARGWTNAEWLGFYMNTFVLLHEKTDYHAVVPKMNEVFRRKSAIEIGKIKDFRQQIRFDLMPFRNMHLQSTGDDMRNGLDHASSPVYSYILTGIAIFILLIACINFVNLTIARSLSRAREIGVRKVAGSLRKQLIYQFMGESFLLSFIAFALAVGLTQAVLPAFNALSNKQLALSYLLDTGLVSGYTALFFATGLVAGIYPALVLSGFNPVQTLYNRAKLTQKNYLSKGLVVFQFTLSVCLVIGTIVIYSQFRYLTGKDLGYDDQNLVSFSLGRGGPDKGVMEVVQNELRNLPGVKMVAAFNGNYNGTAARVDGQEINFGYIGVDDHFLSTLHIPVLKGRIFSQAFTTDREESVVVNEAFVKEAGLRNPIGQEVDFTWKNKKMKIIGVIRNYHYASLKDTIRLLVLTQDPNYRLGTVFAKLETRDIPATMKAIEKIFRQHVKYLPFEYQFEDTANLKRYEAEAKWKQMITLAAFLSIFVSCIGLFGLATFNAASRVKEIGIRKVLGASVASIAALLSLDFVKLVMLSIFIALPLSWYGANTWLQGFPYRISVSGWYFVLAAVLALSIALLTVSYQSIRAAMLSPVHSLKND; from the coding sequence ATGATTTCAAACTATTTCAAAATCGCCCTGCGGCACCTGATCAGGAACAAGGTTTTTTCGGTGATAAACATTGCCGGCCTTTCCCTTGGGCTGACTTGCTGCATGCTCATCGTGCTCTACACCAAGGATGAGCTGAGCTTTGACCGTTTTCAGGAAAACGGGGACCGGCTTTTTCGTATGATGGTGCACATGAAGGACGACCGGGAGTCTCGCCTCACTGGTAGTACGAATGCAATTCACGGGCCTGGTTTTCAGGAGGAAATACCCGGGATAGAAGCAGTTATCCGTACGCAGAGCAGTTCATTTGTAGTAAAAAAAGGGAATGAAATCCTGAAAGAAGACCTTCTTTTTGCCGACGAAAATTTCTTCTCGGTTTTTTCACTGCCGCTGCTCTCCGGTGATCCCGGGCGTGTCCTGGCCAACATCCATTCCATTGTGCTCAGCGAGGACCTGGCCAGGAAGTATTTCGGTACCAAAAACGCCGTCGGACAAACCATGCAGATCAGGACGGGCGACGACTTTGAACCTTTTGTAGTGTCGGGCGTGGCCAGGCGGTGCCCGCAAAATTCGTCCATTCAGTTCGATGCCGTGTTGCCTTTCAAGTACCAGGAGGCCCGCGGCTGGACCAATGCCGAGTGGCTGGGCTTTTACATGAATACATTTGTATTGCTCCATGAGAAGACCGATTACCATGCTGTGGTGCCCAAGATGAATGAGGTTTTCAGGAGGAAGTCGGCTATTGAAATTGGTAAGATCAAGGATTTCAGGCAACAAATCCGCTTTGATCTGATGCCTTTCCGGAATATGCATCTTCAAAGTACAGGTGACGATATGCGCAATGGACTGGATCATGCAAGCAGTCCGGTTTACTCCTATATTCTGACAGGGATCGCCATCTTCATCCTGCTCATTGCCTGCATTAATTTTGTCAACCTTACTATCGCACGCTCCCTCAGCAGGGCCAGGGAAATCGGGGTAAGAAAGGTAGCTGGCAGTTTACGCAAGCAGCTCATCTACCAGTTTATGGGCGAATCTTTCCTGCTATCCTTCATTGCATTTGCGCTGGCAGTAGGGCTGACGCAGGCTGTACTGCCTGCCTTCAATGCACTTTCCAACAAGCAGCTGGCATTGTCATATCTGCTTGATACAGGGCTGGTATCCGGCTATACTGCCCTGTTTTTCGCAACCGGCCTGGTTGCGGGCATTTACCCGGCATTGGTCCTGTCGGGTTTCAATCCGGTGCAAACACTCTACAACCGCGCGAAGCTCACGCAGAAAAACTATCTCAGCAAAGGATTGGTGGTGTTTCAGTTTACATTGTCGGTGTGCCTGGTGATCGGTACCATCGTCATCTACTCGCAATTTCGCTACCTGACGGGCAAAGATCTGGGATACGATGATCAGAATCTGGTCAGTTTCAGTCTGGGCCGCGGAGGGCCGGACAAGGGTGTGATGGAAGTAGTTCAAAATGAACTGCGGAACCTTCCCGGCGTCAAGATGGTGGCTGCCTTCAATGGTAACTATAATGGAACTGCTGCCAGGGTCGACGGTCAGGAAATTAACTTTGGATATATCGGTGTAGACGATCATTTCCTGAGTACCCTGCATATTCCCGTGCTGAAAGGCCGCATTTTTTCGCAGGCATTCACAACCGACCGCGAAGAGTCAGTTGTGGTGAATGAAGCATTTGTAAAGGAAGCGGGCCTGCGCAATCCTATCGGTCAGGAGGTGGATTTTACCTGGAAAAACAAGAAAATGAAGATCATAGGTGTTATCCGCAACTACCATTATGCCTCGCTGAAAGATACAATCAGGCTGCTGGTACTGACGCAGGACCCGAACTATCGTTTGGGGACAGTATTCGCAAAACTGGAAACCAGGGATATTCCGGCTACGATGAAGGCCATTGAAAAGATTTTCAGGCAACATGTAAAATACCTGCCGTTCGAGTACCAGTTTGAAGACACTGCCAACCTGAAACGCTACGAAGCGGAGGCTAAATGGAAGCAAATGATCACCCTGGCTGCATTCCTGTCCATTTTTGTATCCTGCATCGGCTTGTTCGGTCTGGCTACATTCAATGCAGCGTCTCGCGTCAAGGAAATAGGCATCCGTAAGGTGCTTGGCGCTTCGGTCGCAAGTATTGCCGCCC
- a CDS encoding ABC transporter permease has product MLKNYLKIAWRNLLKNKTFSLINILGLALGMACSLLILLWVQDEMRMDRFHKNDARIFSVLENQFYSGSINTYQSTPGILAENIVKDIPEIKMASQLLWEEEPVFMVGNVLDNEKGRYVQGNFLSIFSFELSQGNAASALQGPDGIVISQQLADKYFKGKDPMGRTIRIDNKDDVIVRGILKPLPKSSSLKFDFLMSFERWAKNNKWSKEWGNNGPMCVVLLAENTTPEKVNAKIRNYIKTKNKDSNVELFITNFGKSYLYSKWDQGKQNGGRIEYVRLFTIVAIFILIIACINFMNLATARSVKRAKEVGLRKVVGAYKASLVGQFLGESVLIAGLALLFAIVTVLLLLPSFNTLTEKQLSFNLLDPVLLLVLLGLTLITGIIAGSYPALFMSSLNPVVILKGALKFKPSAAYFRQGLVVFQFGLSILLILAMIVVYRQIDYIQKKNLGFSRENLLYVADVEKGMANNFESFRQALLNGPGIKTVSCSQANPFNFGSSTMGVSWPGKDTTKQLLFSVNPVGYDFVKTMGIRLLDGRDFSPAFGTDTSNYLINEAAARKIGYKEPVGKELTMWGKKGRIIGLMKDFHTGSLHTAIEPLIINLQSPQSMWGAALVRTEAGRTQEAIDHLEKVYKTFNPSLPFKYHFADEDFGRQYKSEKVVSRLSNYFAFLAIFISCLGLFGLAAFTAEQRTKEIGVRKVLGATTLGLVGMLSKDFVKLVLVSALIAFPLAWYFLSGWLEKYAYRIDMEWWYFVVAGVAAMLIALFTVSFQAIKAALMNPVKSLKTE; this is encoded by the coding sequence ATGCTGAAAAATTACCTGAAAATTGCCTGGCGAAACCTGCTGAAAAATAAAACTTTCAGCCTGATCAATATTCTGGGGCTCGCCCTCGGAATGGCATGCAGCCTGCTGATCCTCCTATGGGTGCAGGATGAAATGCGTATGGATCGTTTTCACAAAAATGATGCGCGCATTTTCTCGGTTCTTGAAAACCAGTTTTACTCCGGCTCCATTAATACCTACCAGTCCACACCCGGCATCCTTGCAGAAAACATTGTCAAGGACATTCCTGAAATTAAAATGGCCAGTCAGCTCCTCTGGGAAGAAGAGCCTGTTTTTATGGTGGGAAATGTGCTTGATAATGAAAAAGGCAGGTATGTGCAGGGCAACTTCCTGAGCATATTCTCATTTGAGCTCAGCCAGGGCAATGCAGCTTCTGCGCTACAAGGTCCCGACGGGATCGTGATTTCCCAACAGCTCGCTGACAAGTATTTCAAGGGAAAAGACCCAATGGGCCGGACCATCCGCATTGATAACAAGGATGACGTGATTGTACGAGGCATCCTCAAACCCCTTCCGAAAAGCTCCTCGCTGAAGTTCGATTTCCTGATGAGCTTTGAGCGCTGGGCTAAAAACAACAAATGGTCGAAGGAGTGGGGCAACAATGGACCTATGTGCGTGGTACTGCTTGCAGAAAATACCACTCCTGAAAAGGTGAATGCCAAGATCAGAAACTACATCAAGACAAAGAATAAGGACAGCAATGTTGAGCTGTTTATCACCAACTTCGGCAAGTCATACCTGTATTCCAAGTGGGATCAGGGCAAGCAGAATGGCGGCCGCATTGAGTATGTACGTTTATTCACCATCGTTGCGATTTTCATCCTGATCATTGCCTGTATCAACTTCATGAACCTGGCCACGGCACGGTCCGTCAAACGGGCGAAAGAAGTAGGCTTACGCAAGGTCGTAGGTGCTTACAAGGCAAGTCTGGTAGGGCAGTTTCTCGGCGAATCGGTCCTGATCGCAGGCCTGGCACTCCTGTTTGCGATCGTCACTGTGCTTCTGCTGCTGCCATCTTTCAATACACTCACAGAAAAACAGCTCAGCTTCAATCTGCTCGATCCTGTGCTGCTGCTTGTACTGCTTGGTTTAACGCTGATCACCGGCATCATTGCGGGCAGTTATCCCGCCCTTTTCATGTCGTCGCTTAATCCGGTCGTGATCCTCAAAGGTGCATTGAAATTCAAGCCCAGTGCGGCTTATTTCAGGCAGGGACTGGTGGTATTCCAGTTTGGATTGTCGATCCTGCTGATCCTTGCCATGATCGTCGTGTACCGCCAGATCGATTATATTCAAAAGAAAAACCTTGGTTTCTCACGTGAAAACCTGCTCTATGTTGCAGATGTTGAGAAAGGTATGGCCAACAACTTTGAGTCGTTCCGGCAGGCCTTGCTGAATGGTCCGGGTATCAAGACGGTTTCATGCTCGCAAGCCAACCCTTTCAATTTTGGCAGCTCCACCATGGGCGTGAGCTGGCCCGGGAAGGATACAACCAAACAACTCCTTTTCAGCGTCAATCCTGTGGGTTACGATTTTGTAAAAACAATGGGGATCCGCCTGCTCGACGGGCGGGATTTCAGCCCTGCTTTTGGCACGGATACGTCCAACTACCTGATCAATGAAGCCGCTGCCCGGAAGATCGGCTACAAGGAGCCCGTGGGTAAAGAGCTGACGATGTGGGGCAAGAAAGGCAGGATCATCGGTTTGATGAAAGATTTCCATACCGGCTCGCTGCATACGGCGATCGAGCCCCTGATCATCAATCTGCAGTCGCCCCAAAGCATGTGGGGGGCAGCGCTGGTACGAACAGAAGCCGGCCGCACACAGGAGGCAATTGATCATCTTGAAAAGGTGTACAAGACCTTCAATCCGAGTCTGCCATTTAAGTATCACTTTGCGGATGAGGATTTCGGGAGACAATATAAATCGGAGAAGGTGGTAAGCCGGCTTTCCAACTACTTTGCCTTTCTCGCTATTTTTATTTCATGCCTGGGTCTTTTTGGCCTTGCTGCCTTCACGGCCGAGCAGCGTACCAAGGAGATCGGCGTACGCAAAGTATTGGGAGCTACTACCCTCGGACTGGTAGGTATGCTTTCGAAGGACTTTGTCAAACTGGTTCTCGTATCCGCGCTGATTGCCTTTCCGCTGGCCTGGTACTTTCTCAGCGGCTGGCTCGAAAAATACGCTTACCGCATTGATATGGAGTGGTGGTACTTTGTGGTGGCAGGCGTCGCCGCCATGCTCATCGCCCTCTTCACCGTCAGCTTCCAGGCCATTAAAGCCGCATTGATGAACCCGGTAAAAAGCCTGAAAACGGAATGA
- a CDS encoding ABC transporter ATP-binding protein, producing the protein MIKITNLHKIFSTEEVETTALNGIDMDVRDGEFVAIMGPSGCGKSTLLNILGLLDNPSEGSYEFYGTEVARMSERQRAQIRKGNIGFVFQSFNLIDELTVYENVELPLLYLKTPPAERKEKVEAALTRMNMMHRRNHFPQQLSGGQQQRTAIARAVVATPKTILADEPTGNLDSKNGEEVMNLLSQLNAAGTTILMVTHSPYDAGFAHRIVNLFDGKIVTEKVHV; encoded by the coding sequence ATGATCAAAATCACCAACCTTCACAAAATCTTCTCTACCGAGGAGGTGGAGACGACCGCCCTGAATGGAATTGACATGGATGTCAGAGACGGCGAGTTTGTCGCTATCATGGGACCTTCCGGATGTGGAAAGTCCACACTCCTTAACATTCTTGGCCTGCTCGACAATCCCAGCGAAGGTTCCTACGAGTTTTATGGCACGGAGGTCGCCAGGATGTCGGAGCGCCAGCGTGCGCAGATCCGCAAAGGCAACATCGGGTTTGTATTTCAGAGCTTTAACCTGATCGACGAGCTGACGGTTTACGAAAACGTTGAACTTCCGCTGCTTTATCTGAAAACACCTCCGGCAGAGCGCAAGGAAAAAGTGGAAGCCGCACTTACCCGCATGAACATGATGCACCGCCGTAACCACTTTCCGCAGCAGCTGTCCGGTGGTCAGCAGCAGCGTACTGCCATTGCAAGGGCCGTGGTTGCAACCCCCAAAACGATCCTGGCGGATGAGCCTACCGGTAACCTCGACTCCAAAAACGGGGAAGAAGTAATGAACCTGCTCAGCCAGCTCAATGCGGCCGGCACGACCATTCTGATGGTAACGCACTCACCTTATGATGCGGGCTTTGCGCACCGGATTGTGAATTTGTTTGACGGTAAAATCGTGACCGAAAAGGTCCATGTATAG
- a CDS encoding efflux RND transporter periplasmic adaptor subunit, whose amino-acid sequence MDKIKPKKFWNSKRISIIGGVTLLAAFLIYQFFFADKRSKLNVEQDKLTISTVSKGKYDEFIVVTGVVQPLKTIQLDAIVGGYVTEKLVEGGNMVKQGDILLRLENQNLKLNFLQSETEASRLVNDLQNTRQNLKVARFTLQKTLSELDFQLDQAKDAFERNTKLYRDKVIPDADYLKSKRDYDKLVRQREIEVESQKYQEENARMQIAQLEGTLANTQKNVSLWRQTLDNLVVKAPVSGLLSSMNVEVGSNINQGQNIGQIDDLNGFKMRVSVDEHYISRIFVGLQGNMEFSGKDYGLKIIKIYPEVQSGRFEVDMQFDKSAPELIKRGQSAPIRLQLGQPSQATLLPVGGFFSETGGNWVYVLSDDGSRAVKRNITLGRKNPEYFEVLDGLKPGEKVITSSYENFGDNEVLEF is encoded by the coding sequence ATGGACAAGATAAAGCCGAAGAAGTTCTGGAACAGTAAACGCATCAGCATTATAGGCGGCGTGACGCTGCTGGCGGCTTTCCTGATCTACCAGTTTTTCTTCGCCGACAAGCGCAGCAAGCTCAATGTGGAGCAGGATAAGCTGACCATTTCTACCGTTTCGAAAGGCAAGTACGATGAGTTTATCGTGGTCACCGGGGTAGTGCAACCCCTCAAAACAATTCAGCTGGATGCGATTGTAGGAGGATATGTAACAGAAAAGCTGGTGGAAGGCGGCAACATGGTAAAACAGGGCGATATTCTGCTTCGTCTTGAAAATCAAAACCTGAAGCTGAACTTCCTGCAATCGGAAACGGAGGCCAGCCGCCTCGTCAATGACCTGCAGAACACGCGTCAGAACCTGAAAGTGGCCCGGTTTACATTGCAGAAAACTTTAAGCGAGCTGGACTTCCAGCTTGACCAGGCCAAGGATGCATTTGAACGTAATACAAAGCTTTACCGCGATAAGGTGATCCCTGATGCGGACTACCTCAAATCAAAGCGGGATTATGACAAGCTGGTGCGCCAGCGCGAAATCGAGGTCGAATCGCAGAAATACCAGGAAGAAAACGCCCGTATGCAGATCGCCCAACTGGAAGGTACCCTGGCCAACACGCAGAAAAACGTAAGCCTGTGGCGCCAGACGCTTGATAACCTGGTAGTGAAAGCACCGGTATCAGGACTGCTTTCATCCATGAATGTGGAAGTAGGTTCCAACATCAACCAGGGTCAGAACATCGGCCAGATTGATGATTTGAATGGCTTTAAAATGCGGGTGAGCGTGGATGAGCATTATATCTCGCGGATCTTTGTAGGGTTACAGGGTAACATGGAGTTCAGTGGCAAGGATTACGGTCTGAAGATCATCAAAATATACCCCGAAGTACAAAGCGGCAGGTTTGAGGTGGATATGCAGTTTGACAAAAGTGCGCCTGAACTGATCAAAAGAGGTCAGTCTGCGCCGATCAGATTGCAGCTTGGCCAGCCGTCGCAGGCGACACTGCTGCCAGTGGGCGGGTTTTTCTCGGAGACGGGGGGTAACTGGGTATATGTGCTGAGTGATGACGGATCAAGAGCTGTAAAACGCAATATCACGCTGGGACGCAAAAATCCCGAGTACTTCGAAGTCCTCGACGGCCTGAAACCAGGTGAAAAGGTCATCACGAGCTCTTATGAGAATTTCGGGGATAATGAGGTGTTGGAATTTTAG
- a CDS encoding sigma-54-dependent transcriptional regulator, protein MQLSEARILIIDDDVDVLSAAKLLLKRHAKAVDIEKNPQKLPFLVTNGDYHLILLDMNFTRDVNSGREGFHWLDRILDINAAAKVIMITAYGDIEMAIRAMKAGATDFVLKPWENDKLLATIAGALEGGATKIAAPAEEKAKDESKKAKAGAETIVASSESIRQVLHTAERVASTDANVLILGENGTGKSQLARHIHQHSKRADKPFVAVDLGALSESLFESELFGHVKGAFTDAKEDRAGRFEEAKGGTIFLDEIGNLTLPLQAKLLTVIQERRVTRVGSNKSINVDIRLICATNSNIEKMVADKTFRQDLLYRINTIELDLPPLRDRPEDISALADYYLKQYSKKYNRPVNDISTALIKKMQQYNWPGNIRELQHAIERAVILSQEKTLQPDDLFLKSSAGQPATATGFDLEDMEKNLIVKALKRFNGNITDAARELGLSRAALYRRMEKYGL, encoded by the coding sequence ATGCAACTTTCAGAAGCGAGAATCCTGATCATTGACGATGACGTGGACGTGCTCAGCGCAGCCAAGCTGCTCCTCAAACGTCACGCAAAAGCAGTAGACATCGAGAAAAACCCTCAGAAACTGCCTTTCCTGGTCACCAATGGAGACTATCATCTGATCCTGCTGGACATGAACTTCACCCGGGATGTGAACAGCGGACGGGAAGGATTTCACTGGCTGGATCGTATCCTGGACATCAATGCAGCGGCCAAGGTTATCATGATTACGGCTTACGGGGACATTGAAATGGCGATCAGGGCGATGAAGGCAGGCGCGACCGACTTCGTACTGAAACCCTGGGAAAATGATAAGCTGCTGGCAACCATTGCGGGTGCCCTCGAAGGCGGCGCAACCAAAATAGCCGCCCCTGCCGAGGAAAAAGCAAAGGACGAAAGCAAGAAAGCCAAAGCCGGTGCCGAGACCATCGTAGCATCGAGCGAGAGCATTCGGCAGGTCCTGCACACAGCCGAGCGCGTGGCCTCTACCGATGCCAATGTGCTCATTCTGGGTGAAAACGGGACAGGCAAGTCGCAGCTTGCGAGGCATATTCACCAGCATTCCAAGCGGGCCGACAAGCCTTTTGTAGCTGTAGACCTGGGTGCATTGAGTGAATCGCTGTTTGAAAGTGAGCTCTTCGGGCATGTCAAGGGTGCATTTACCGATGCCAAGGAAGACCGCGCCGGGCGCTTCGAGGAAGCCAAAGGCGGAACCATTTTCCTGGACGAAATCGGTAACCTTACACTTCCGCTGCAGGCCAAGCTGCTCACCGTGATCCAGGAACGCCGCGTCACGCGGGTAGGCTCCAATAAGTCTATCAATGTAGACATCAGGCTGATATGCGCTACCAACAGTAACATTGAAAAGATGGTGGCTGATAAAACATTCAGGCAGGACCTGCTCTACCGGATCAATACCATTGAGCTCGACCTCCCGCCGCTGCGTGACCGCCCGGAAGACATCAGCGCGCTGGCTGACTACTACCTCAAACAATACTCCAAAAAATACAACAGGCCCGTCAATGACATCAGTACTGCCCTCATCAAGAAAATGCAGCAGTACAACTGGCCGGGCAACATCCGGGAGCTGCAGCACGCCATTGAGCGGGCGGTGATCCTTTCGCAGGAAAAAACCCTGCAACCCGACGATCTATTCCTGAAAAGCTCGGCAGGCCAGCCTGCCACGGCCACGGGGTTTGATCTGGAAGACATGGAAAAGAACCTGATCGTGAAGGCATTGAAACGATTCAATGGAAATATCACAGACGCAGCAAGGGAGCTTGGATTGAGCCGGGCTGCCTTGTACAGACGTATGGAGAAATACGGACTTTGA
- a CDS encoding glycoside hydrolase family 127 protein, whose product MTKPIAVFLLLFPFLSSAQEITPVPLKNVHTTRGFWHDRVTLAAETTVPHALHQCEISHRIDNFAVAGGLKKGKFDGVRFNDSDVFKVVEGAAYVLQNKYDPKLDHYLDSLITLFAAAQEPNGYLYTVRTINKDTTGSYDWIAGPSPYSFENGSHELYNAGHLYEAAVAHYEATGKRNLLDIAIKNADHLVKTIGPKPGQMLVVPGHEEIELALVRLYRVTGKKEYLDLTDFFISMRGRSDKRTLFLDEHKLGPAYFQDQVPFVRQKEAEGHAVRAQYLYTGVADLLPLRDNPGNRRALDHIWEDATYKKQYVTGGMGAREDGEAFDKAYILPNDNAYAETCAAIANLNWNHSMFLLTGDAKYMDVFERTLYNGFLGGMSVKGNEFFYVNPMSSNGKNDFGKGTGAARSEWFGTACCPTNVSRLLPSVPAYMYATRGNEIFVNLFAGSEATVSSGGTKVTLAQQTSYPWEGTVRMTVSPEKALKFPLSIRIPGWARGEAIPGDLYVYTNKNAKPVTLTINGKSAPAVITDGYVKLDRQWKKGDVIELSMDMLVRTIVSRAEVKANEGKLAVERGPVLYCAEGHDNQGKALNVSIRQEQDFVVQYKKEMLGGINVLTSGPLTLIPYYAWANRGPNEMSVWLNREK is encoded by the coding sequence ATGACGAAGCCGATTGCCGTCTTTTTGCTGCTATTCCCGTTCCTCTCGTCAGCGCAGGAGATTACACCAGTACCCCTCAAAAATGTACATACTACCCGGGGATTCTGGCACGACCGGGTCACGCTCGCTGCTGAAACGACCGTCCCCCATGCATTGCATCAATGCGAAATTTCCCACCGCATCGACAATTTTGCTGTTGCCGGCGGATTGAAAAAGGGCAAGTTTGACGGGGTGAGGTTTAATGATTCGGACGTTTTCAAAGTCGTGGAAGGTGCCGCCTACGTACTTCAGAATAAGTATGATCCGAAGCTGGACCATTACCTTGACAGTCTGATCACGCTTTTTGCGGCGGCACAGGAGCCAAATGGATATCTTTATACCGTACGTACCATCAACAAGGATACTACCGGCTCGTACGACTGGATTGCCGGACCTTCGCCCTATTCATTTGAAAATGGCAGCCACGAGCTCTACAATGCCGGGCACCTGTATGAAGCTGCGGTAGCGCACTATGAAGCTACCGGGAAGCGTAACCTGCTTGATATAGCCATAAAAAATGCAGATCACCTTGTCAAAACCATTGGCCCGAAACCCGGGCAGATGCTGGTCGTGCCGGGTCATGAAGAAATTGAACTGGCCCTGGTGCGACTCTACCGCGTAACCGGCAAAAAGGAATATCTGGACCTCACAGACTTTTTCATTTCCATGCGCGGCCGATCCGATAAACGTACACTCTTCCTGGACGAGCATAAGCTGGGCCCCGCCTACTTTCAGGACCAGGTACCCTTCGTCCGGCAAAAAGAAGCTGAGGGACATGCCGTACGTGCCCAGTACCTGTATACCGGCGTGGCCGACCTGCTCCCGCTGCGCGACAATCCCGGGAACCGGCGCGCTCTGGACCATATCTGGGAAGATGCCACATATAAAAAACAGTACGTTACCGGCGGCATGGGCGCCCGGGAAGACGGCGAGGCTTTTGACAAAGCATACATTTTGCCCAACGACAATGCCTATGCCGAAACCTGCGCGGCAATTGCCAACCTGAACTGGAATCACAGCATGTTCCTGCTCACGGGCGATGCCAAGTACATGGATGTTTTTGAGCGGACGCTTTACAATGGATTTCTTGGCGGGATGTCTGTGAAAGGAAATGAGTTCTTTTACGTAAACCCGATGTCTTCCAATGGAAAAAACGACTTCGGCAAAGGTACCGGCGCTGCCCGGAGTGAATGGTTTGGTACGGCTTGCTGCCCTACCAACGTTTCACGGCTGCTGCCGTCCGTACCTGCCTACATGTACGCCACCCGGGGAAATGAAATTTTCGTCAACCTTTTTGCAGGCAGTGAAGCAACTGTGAGCAGCGGCGGTACCAAGGTAACGCTGGCGCAGCAAACCAGCTATCCGTGGGAAGGTACCGTACGTATGACCGTGTCGCCTGAAAAGGCACTGAAATTTCCATTGTCAATACGCATTCCGGGCTGGGCACGCGGCGAGGCGATTCCGGGAGACCTTTATGTTTATACCAATAAAAATGCGAAACCTGTAACCCTTACCATTAATGGAAAATCGGCACCGGCTGTGATCACAGATGGCTACGTGAAACTGGACAGACAATGGAAAAAGGGTGATGTAATTGAACTGAGCATGGATATGCTCGTCCGTACCATTGTGTCGCGGGCAGAAGTGAAGGCCAATGAAGGAAAACTCGCGGTCGAGCGCGGGCCGGTACTTTACTGCGCCGAGGGCCACGACAATCAGGGTAAAGCTTTGAACGTCAGCATCAGGCAGGAACAGGATTTTGTTGTTCAGTATAAAAAAGAAATGCTGGGAGGCATTAATGTACTGACCTCAGGCCCATTGACCCTTATCCCCTACTACGCCTGGGCCAATCGCGGCCCGAACGAAATGTCGGTCTGGCTGAACAGGGAAAAGTAG
- a CDS encoding pyridoxamine 5'-phosphate oxidase family protein, which translates to MEKEFQAGDAAKKLKSLAGDIRFCMYTTYKDGRIESRPMTTQDIDAEGNVWFFTSRNTDLGEETSGKEAVTLIYSEPKENTYVSVSGFAEIVDDEQKKEELWNVMSKAWFPGGKDDPNLVVLKVTTEEAAYWDSSSSQMVVFFSMIKAVVTGTTPDGGERGTLNLS; encoded by the coding sequence ATGGAAAAGGAATTTCAGGCCGGAGATGCCGCAAAAAAGTTGAAATCTCTGGCAGGTGATATCAGATTTTGCATGTACACAACCTACAAAGACGGTAGGATTGAGTCGCGCCCAATGACTACGCAGGACATTGATGCTGAGGGTAATGTATGGTTTTTTACCAGCAGGAACACCGACCTGGGAGAAGAAACATCGGGTAAGGAAGCAGTAACACTGATTTACTCCGAGCCTAAGGAAAATACGTACGTGAGCGTTTCAGGTTTTGCAGAAATTGTAGACGATGAGCAGAAGAAAGAGGAATTGTGGAATGTAATGTCAAAAGCCTGGTTTCCGGGTGGCAAGGATGATCCCAACCTCGTGGTATTGAAAGTAACAACCGAGGAAGCAGCATACTGGGATAGCTCTTCATCGCAGATGGTCGTGTTCTTCTCGATGATCAAAGCCGTGGTAACCGGCACTACGCCTGACGGTGGCGAGCGTGGAACGCTGAACCTCAGCTAG
- a CDS encoding 2TM domain-containing protein, which translates to METPRNEFLWRKARKRASFKMHLVTYAVVNGGLWLIFLLTTYPFTSDHIVPWPIFPMLGWGIGLATHGLSAYGRMDENTLAQKEYEKLLRQQA; encoded by the coding sequence ATGGAAACGCCACGCAATGAATTTCTCTGGAGAAAGGCCCGCAAACGCGCATCTTTCAAAATGCACCTGGTGACCTATGCGGTAGTTAATGGTGGCTTATGGCTGATTTTCCTGCTGACAACGTACCCTTTTACAAGTGATCACATTGTTCCGTGGCCTATATTCCCAATGCTTGGCTGGGGGATCGGGCTGGCTACGCACGGCCTTTCTGCTTATGGCCGGATGGACGAAAATACGTTAGCACAAAAAGAATACGAAAAGCTGCTGCGCCAGCAGGCGTAA